The genomic stretch CCAGGCGTCTTACGCAATAGCCTTTCCTTTAGGTCGTTTTATTTCGCAAAGCCTGCAATATCTTTTGGTGAATCCCGCCGAAGCCACCGTTGCTCATGAACAGCAGGACGTCGCCGGGCCGCGACTCCTCGGCCAGGGCGGCCACCATGGCCTCGACCCCGGAAATATGCCGCGCCTTGGGCTCCGGCGCGGAACGGTTGACCGCCGCGGCCACCGTGTCGACGTCGAGCACCTTCCCGCTCTTCACCTTCTCGGGCATGAAGACGTCGGCCAAAAGGACCCGGTCGGCCTCGGCGAAGGCGGCGGGGTAGTCTTCTTGGAAGACGTCGCGCTTGCTGGAGTTGCTGCGCGGCTCGAAGACGGCCCAGAGCCGACGGCCGGGGTACTTTTTGCGCACCGCCGCGACCGTCTCCTTCACCGCGGTCGGGTGATGCGCGAAGTCGTCGATCACCAGGACGCCGCCGATCTCGCCCAGCACGTCCTGGCGGCGCTTGACCCCCTGGAAGGTCGCCAGGCCTTGGCGGATTTCCTGCCAGCTCAATCCCAAATTCAGACAGAGGGCGACGACGCCCAGGGCATTGCTGACGTTGTGGGCGCCGGGCATCTCCCAGGAGACTTCGTGGTGGCAGCACTCCTTGCCGTGCTCGCGCGAGGCGACGCAGAAGCTTGTCCGCTCGCCCGTGGCGAGGATTTCGCCGAAATAGTCCGCCCGATCGTGCAGCTCGGGATTCATGGCGTAGGTGACCGACGGATGGGCGAAATCCCGAAGAAGCTCGGCGACGACGGGAAAATCCAAGTTGGCGACCAGGCTCCCCTCGGCGGGGAGGATCCCGAGCAGGCGGCGGAAGGCGGATTTGACGTGCTCGAGGTCGGTGTAGATGTCGGCGTGGTCGAATTCGACGCTGGTGAGCAGGACGTGCCGCGGCCGGTAATGCAAGAACTTCGGCCCCTTGTCGAAGAAGGCGGTGTCGTACTCATCGCCCTCGAGGACGAAATACTCGCCCTTCCCCAGCTTGAAATTGCTCCCGAAGTTTTTCGGCAGACCGCCGATGAAGAAGCTGGGGTCTTTCCCGGCGGATTCCAGCACCCAGGCCAAGAGCGAGGCGGTCGTGGTCTTGCCGTGGGTCCCCGCGACGACCAGGGGCGTCTTGCCCTCGAGGAAGAAGCGCGAGAGCGCCTGAGGCATGGAGACATGCGGGATGTTTTTCGCCAGGACCTCCTCGGCCTCCGGGTTGCCGCGCGAGATGGCGTTGCCGACGACGACCAGGTCCGGCGGGGATTTCAGATGGCCGGCGCTATAGGGAGAGAAAATCGGGATCCCCGCCTGCTCGAGGATAGTGCTCATCGGCGGGTAAACGTTCTGGTCGCTGCCCTGCACCTCGTGTCCCGAGGCCTTCAACATGCCCGCCAGGCTGGCCATTCCGGTGCCGCAGATGCCGATGAGGTGGATCTTCATGATTTTTTCGCCTTGGAAATAATGTCTTGCTGGGGGTTGAAGGGGGAGGGCATCCGCCCCCTGAGCTTTAGCCAGCCCGAACTTGCTTCGGGCTGGCGAATCACCCCGCAGATGCCGATGAGGTGGATCTTCATAGCTTGAGGGTCCTGGCACAAATGAAGGGCTTTGTCATGGGGGAAACGATTTCAAGCGGGGGGATTTTCCCAAAAGAGGTCGTAGATCCTCGGCCGAAATTCCTTGATCGCCTCGTTGTCGCGCGAGGGGTGGACGCGGTTGGTGAGCAGGACGGCGTATTTCTCGTCGGCCAAGTCGATCCATAGGCTGCAGCCGGTGAAGGCGAGGTGGCCGATCGAGCTATTCGGCGCGAAATACCTCCCGGCCTGGCTGCCGGAGGGACTGACGGTGTCCCAACCCAACTTGAGCGGAGCCTCGCCGTCGAAGAAGGCCAAAAAGGCCTCGCGGCGCAGCAGCCTCCCGGCGCCGCGGCGGGCGGCCAAAATTTCCCGGGCGAAGATCTCCAGGTCCAAGGCGTTGCCGAAGAGCCCCGCGTGGCCCGCCGCCCCGCCCAGGACGTGGGCGTTGTCGTCGTGGACCTCGCCGCAAAGCAGGCGGCCGCGCCAGGGGCAGAGCTCGGTGGCGGCGATGTCCTGCGGCATGACGCGGTCGGGGTGGTTCAAGGGGTGGAACATCGTGCGCGTCATCCCCAGCGGCACGGCCACCTCGTCCCAAAACAGGCCTTCCAGGCGCCGGCCCGCGAGCTCTTCCAGCAGGAAGCCCAGGAGGATGAAGCCCAAGTCGCTGTAGATCCGCTTCGTCACCGGCGGCGCCTCCAGCGGCACCTCGGCGATGCGCGCCAGGTAAAACTCCCGCACCTGCTCGTAGCTCCAGCCCTTGCCGCGCGCGGCCTCGAAGAGCGGCAACCATGCCGGTAGGCCGGAATGGTGCTGCAGAAGCTGCCGCACGGTCAGGGCCTCCTTGCGCCGGAACTCGGGGAGGTAGTCCTGGAGTTGCGCCTCCAGATCCAGGCGGCCCGACTGCCAGGCCAGCATGCAGAGCGTGGTCGTCGCCACCGGCTTGGTCAGCGAGGCGATGTCGAAGAGGGAATAGTCGCCGACCGGACGCGCGCCGGGCTCGTGGCTCAAAGACCCGAAGGCCCCGCGGTACAGGGTTTTGGCGCCGCGCCCCGCGATCCACTGCGCCCCGCTGAAGACCTTGCCGGCGATGGCCTCGCCGAATGCCGCGGCAATCTTATCCATCGGAGAGCGCGCCTTCCTCGAAGATCAGGGCGGGGCGATCCGCGTCGAGGGTCACTCGCGTCCCGAGGGGGATGGTCCAAGAATCGTCGAGGTGGCCGGAGGGAAAGCCGAACAGGATCGGCACCTGCAGGTCGGCCAGCAGGTCGAGCAGGAGGTCCATGATCACCGCGGGCAGGTCGTGGGCGTCTTTCAAGGGCCCGAAGACGATGCCGCGGACTTCGTCCAACAGACCGGCGAGCCGCAGGTGGGTAATCATCCGGTCGATCGAGTAGAGCTTTTCGCCGACGTCCTCGAGGTAGAGGATCGCGTCGCGGGTGTCGAGCTGGTAGGGCGTCCCGAGGGAGCAGACGATGAGCGAGAGACAGCCTCCGACCAGGCGCCCCTCGGCCCGGCCGGGGTGCAGGGCGGCCAGGCCCTCGGGCTGCAGGGCGCCGAGCGGCCGGGGGTCGCCCAAGCTGCGCAGGAGCGAGGCCTCGCCCGGCGCCGCCATCCGCGCACCGATGTCCTTCGCCACGACCGGTCCCTGGAAGGTCACCCAGCCCCAGCGCTGCTGCGCGAACATCAAGAGCGAGGTGATGTCGGAGTAGCCCATCAGGATCTTGGGCGGCAAATCCTTGGGCAGGGTCTCCAAGAGGGGCAGCAGCCGCATCGAGCCGTAGCCGCCGCGGGCGGTGAAGATGGCGCGCACCTCGTCGTCGAGGAGATATTCCTTCAATTCATGGAAACGCCGCGCATCGTCGCCGGCGAGGAAGCGTTTTTTGGAAAAGATGTCTTCGCGGAAGCGGACCCGGAAGCCCAGGCCCTCAAGCCGGGCCACCCCTTGGAGGAAGGCCTCGCGGTCGAAGCAGCTGGCCGGGGCCGCGACGGCGAGGGTGTCCCCCGGGCGCAGGGGCGGGGGTTTTTTGAGGGTCCTTAAGGGGGACATTCGCCCGATAAATAGCGCGAAGCGCGGCCCGCATACAGGAATATTTATTTGGTGCAGGGCCGAAGCCCGGCGTGTTAAAGTTTTCGACGATGAAGGTCTATCTCACCCTCCTCTTTCCCAAGACCGCCGCCTCGGGGGCCACCCTCGAGCGCTGGCTGCACAAGACGGGGACCGAGCTTAAGGCGGGCGACGCCTTGCTTGCCTTTCACGCCAACGGCCGCTCCGAGACCCTCCCCTGCGCGGCCTCAGGCACCCTCAAGGTCACCCTCTGCCGGGAGGGAGAAGAACTCCCGCGCGGCGCGGGGATCGCCGTCCTGAACAGCCCCGAAGTCCAGGCCCGCGAGATCGAAAAACGAGGCCTGGGAAAAATTCTCACCCCCGACGAATACCAAGACGCCCTCGCCCACGCCGAGGCCGCCAGCATCCGTCTCCCTCCCGAAGAACTTTAATCTAGACAGCCCCAGGCCGGGGTGCTTGACTGATGGCATGGACGGTCGCCCCGCATGAAACCCGCTTGGCTCAAATCGAGGATCCCCTCCGGGCAAAACTACCTCCAGCTGAAGGGCATGCTCAAAGAGCTGCGGCTGAACACCGTCTGCGAGGAAGCCCACTGCCCCAACATCGCCGACTGCTGGGAGCGCCAAACCGCGACCGTGATGATCATGGGCGACATCTGCACTCGGAGCTGCGGCTTCTGCGCGGTGAAGACGGGCAAGCCTTTCGAGCTGGACGCGCAAGAGCCCGAGCACGTCGCCGAGGCGATCGCGCGGCTGGGACTGAAGCACGTCGTCATCACCTCGGTGGACCGCGACGACCTGCCCGACGGCGGGGCCGGGCACTTCGCCAAGACCATCCGCGAGGTCAAGGCACGCTGTCCCGAGACCCAGGTGGAAGTATTGATCCCGGACTTCCGCGGCAAGGGCGACAGCTTGCATCGCATCTTCGAGGCCGAGCCGCACATCCTCAACCACAACCTCGAGACGGTGAAGCGGCTCCAAAAAACAGTTCGCCCCCAGGCCAGCTACGAGCGCTCGCTGGAGGTGCTGCAACTCGCTTCGCAGGCGGGAATGGTGGCGAAGAGCGGCCTGATGCTGGGCTTGGGCGAGAGCGACACGGAATTGCGCGAGGCCCTGCGCGACCTGCGCGAGGTCGGCCGCGTGACGATCCTGACTTTGGGGCAATACCTGCGCCCGACGCCGCAGCACCTCGAGGTGCAACGCTACGTACCGCCGCTGGAATTCGAGGCCTGGGGGAGGTTCGCCGAGGATCTGGGCTTCGAATACGTCGCCAGCGGGCCGATGGTCCGCAGCTCCTACCACGCCGACGAGGCGGCGCGCCGCTTCGCCCCGACGCCCCCCGAGGCGGGCAAATCGGACCTACCTGGGCTTACCTTGAAAACGCCTTAAGCGGACCGACGAATCGACTTCGGATGCTTTGAACCCGTCGGACACCAAGGCCCGTTTGAGTTCCGAAAACCGGCCCGTCGGGAGGGTGACGCTGAGATAACCGCGCCCCCGCTCGACTAACACCGGCGGGAGCGGGTCGGGAAAGCTGAGCGGAGCAGGGACCAGCAAGGCGACGGAAAAATCCGATTTCGGGTCCGGCAAACTCCGGAGCGCCACCCACACGGCGCCATACCAAAACCGCCTCCGTGCCTGGATGTCGCGGGAATCTTCCGGCGTCGGCAAAGAGACAAGCTTCGGGTTGGCGTAATTCCACACGCGCCGCGCCTCCAAAAGCCCTCGCTTCCGCAAAATTCGCAGGGCCAGCGTCAGCTGGGGATTTCGGTAGGTCCCGTATTGATGAATTTCTTTGGTGACGTCCCGAGCCAGGGTCCAGTCCATTTGCTTCGGGTAGCGCGGGGCGAGCCCGGCGATGCCGGCCAAGACGTATTCCTGCGCGACCTTCCAAAGGTGGTGATCTCTCGGCAGGTTCTGGCGGCGCAACAAGAGGACCGCATCCAAGATCAATCCCGGCCTCTCGAGGGCGAACAGCCTCAACAAGATCGGCGGGACCGCGGGCGGATTCGCCTCGAGGATTCTCGACAACTCCCGCCAAGCCGCCTTGTCGCCGGCCTCGACCCGCTCGATCAAAGGCAAGTACCGTCGAATGTAGGAATAGCTCTCGGACGTCGGCCCCTGCCGCTCTTGGACCTCCGGCACGGGGAGCCATCCGCGTCGTGCCAAGGCCTGATTGACGTCCTGCAATACATAATCACGGAGCGCCCCGAACCGTTCGAAGAAATTTTCGGTCAAGGCTCGCAGGTCCCCCAACTGGGTCAGGCCGTTTTCCGACATCAGCCGCTGGGTGAGGGTGGCTAGGCCCAGGCTTCGGAGGGGCGTGGCCATTTCTCCCTCCCAATTCGGCCGATGGAACGGATCCGCGGGCTCTTCCCGGTGAAA from Deltaproteobacteria bacterium PRO3 encodes the following:
- the mpl gene encoding UDP-N-acetylmuramate:L-alanyl-gamma-D-glutamyl-meso-diaminopimelate ligase, which produces MKIHLIGICGTGMASLAGMLKASGHEVQGSDQNVYPPMSTILEQAGIPIFSPYSAGHLKSPPDLVVVGNAISRGNPEAEEVLAKNIPHVSMPQALSRFFLEGKTPLVVAGTHGKTTTASLLAWVLESAGKDPSFFIGGLPKNFGSNFKLGKGEYFVLEGDEYDTAFFDKGPKFLHYRPRHVLLTSVEFDHADIYTDLEHVKSAFRRLLGILPAEGSLVANLDFPVVAELLRDFAHPSVTYAMNPELHDRADYFGEILATGERTSFCVASREHGKECCHHEVSWEMPGAHNVSNALGVVALCLNLGLSWQEIRQGLATFQGVKRRQDVLGEIGGVLVIDDFAHHPTAVKETVAAVRKKYPGRRLWAVFEPRSNSSKRDVFQEDYPAAFAEADRVLLADVFMPEKVKSGKVLDVDTVAAAVNRSAPEPKARHISGVEAMVAALAEESRPGDVLLFMSNGGFGGIHQKILQALRNKTT
- a CDS encoding beta-lactamase family protein, giving the protein MDKIAAAFGEAIAGKVFSGAQWIAGRGAKTLYRGAFGSLSHEPGARPVGDYSLFDIASLTKPVATTTLCMLAWQSGRLDLEAQLQDYLPEFRRKEALTVRQLLQHHSGLPAWLPLFEAARGKGWSYEQVREFYLARIAEVPLEAPPVTKRIYSDLGFILLGFLLEELAGRRLEGLFWDEVAVPLGMTRTMFHPLNHPDRVMPQDIAATELCPWRGRLLCGEVHDDNAHVLGGAAGHAGLFGNALDLEIFAREILAARRGAGRLLRREAFLAFFDGEAPLKLGWDTVSPSGSQAGRYFAPNSSIGHLAFTGCSLWIDLADEKYAVLLTNRVHPSRDNEAIKEFRPRIYDLFWENPPA
- a CDS encoding LD-carboxypeptidase — its product is MSPLRTLKKPPPLRPGDTLAVAAPASCFDREAFLQGVARLEGLGFRVRFREDIFSKKRFLAGDDARRFHELKEYLLDDEVRAIFTARGGYGSMRLLPLLETLPKDLPPKILMGYSDITSLLMFAQQRWGWVTFQGPVVAKDIGARMAAPGEASLLRSLGDPRPLGALQPEGLAALHPGRAEGRLVGGCLSLIVCSLGTPYQLDTRDAILYLEDVGEKLYSIDRMITHLRLAGLLDEVRGIVFGPLKDAHDLPAVIMDLLLDLLADLQVPILFGFPSGHLDDSWTIPLGTRVTLDADRPALIFEEGALSDG
- the lipA gene encoding lipoyl synthase, which gives rise to MKPAWLKSRIPSGQNYLQLKGMLKELRLNTVCEEAHCPNIADCWERQTATVMIMGDICTRSCGFCAVKTGKPFELDAQEPEHVAEAIARLGLKHVVITSVDRDDLPDGGAGHFAKTIREVKARCPETQVEVLIPDFRGKGDSLHRIFEAEPHILNHNLETVKRLQKTVRPQASYERSLEVLQLASQAGMVAKSGLMLGLGESDTELREALRDLREVGRVTILTLGQYLRPTPQHLEVQRYVPPLEFEAWGRFAEDLGFEYVASGPMVRSSYHADEAARRFAPTPPEAGKSDLPGLTLKTP